Proteins co-encoded in one Streptomyces sp. JH34 genomic window:
- the pstB gene encoding phosphate ABC transporter ATP-binding protein PstB gives MAKRIDIGGLTAYYGSHKAIEDISMTVEPRSVTAFIGPSGCGKSTFLRTLNRMHEVTPGGRVEGKVLLDDENLYGPGVDPVTVRRTVGMVFQRPNPFPTMSIFDNVAAGLRLNGSYRKSQLSDIVEKSLKGANLWNEVKDRLNKPGSGLSGGQQQRLCIARAIAVEPDVLLMDEPCSALDPISTLAIEDLIGELKERFTIVIVTHNMQQAARVSDRTAFFNLAAVGKPGRLIEIDETERIFSNPSVQATEDYISGRFG, from the coding sequence ATGGCCAAGCGCATCGACATCGGCGGACTCACCGCCTACTACGGCTCCCACAAGGCCATCGAGGACATCTCGATGACGGTGGAGCCCCGCTCCGTGACCGCCTTCATCGGCCCGTCCGGCTGCGGCAAGTCCACCTTCCTGCGCACCCTGAACCGCATGCACGAGGTCACCCCCGGTGGCCGCGTCGAGGGCAAGGTGCTGCTGGACGACGAGAACCTGTACGGACCCGGTGTCGACCCCGTCACCGTGCGCCGCACGGTCGGCATGGTCTTCCAGCGTCCGAACCCCTTCCCGACCATGTCGATCTTCGACAACGTCGCGGCGGGCCTGCGGCTGAACGGTTCCTACCGCAAGAGCCAGCTGTCGGACATCGTCGAGAAGTCCCTCAAGGGCGCCAACCTCTGGAACGAGGTCAAGGACCGCCTGAACAAGCCGGGCTCCGGTCTCTCCGGCGGCCAGCAGCAGCGCCTGTGCATCGCCCGCGCGATCGCGGTCGAGCCGGACGTGCTGCTGATGGACGAGCCGTGCTCGGCGCTCGACCCGATCTCGACCCTCGCCATCGAGGACCTGATCGGCGAGCTGAAGGAGCGCTTCACGATCGTCATCGTGACGCACAACATGCAGCAGGCGGCACGCGTCTCGGACCGTACGGCCTTCTTCAACCTCGCCGCGGTGGGCAAGCCGGGCCGGCTGATCGAGATCGACGAGACGGAGCGGATCTTCTCCAACCCGTCGGTACAGGCGACCGAGGACTACATCTCGGGCCGCTTCGGATAA
- a CDS encoding inorganic phosphate transporter produces the protein MDTFALIVTIGVALGFTYTNGFHDSANAIATSVSTRALTPRAALAMAAVMNLAGAFLGQGVAKTVSEGLIATPEGQKGMGILFAALVGAIIWNLVTWYYGLPSSSSHALFGGMVGAALAGGTMVHWDGVLDKIVIPMFLSPVIGLIGGYLVMVVIMWIFRKANPHKAKRGFRIAQTVSAAGMALGHGLQDAQKTMGIVVMALVIADVEGPNDEIPVWVKIACAAMLSLGTYAGGWRIMRTLGRKIIELDPPQGFAAETTGASIMFGSAFLFHAPISTTHVITSAIMGVGATKRVNAVRWGVAKNIILGWFITMPAAALVAAASYGIVVLLFG, from the coding sequence GTGGACACCTTTGCGCTGATCGTGACCATCGGTGTCGCGCTCGGCTTCACGTATACGAACGGCTTCCACGACTCGGCGAACGCCATCGCCACCTCGGTCTCCACCCGGGCGCTGACCCCGCGTGCGGCTCTGGCGATGGCCGCTGTGATGAACCTCGCAGGCGCCTTCCTGGGCCAGGGGGTCGCCAAGACCGTCAGCGAAGGCCTGATCGCCACGCCCGAGGGCCAGAAGGGGATGGGCATCCTCTTCGCGGCGCTGGTCGGCGCGATCATCTGGAACCTGGTCACCTGGTACTACGGCCTGCCGTCGTCGTCCTCGCACGCGCTGTTCGGCGGCATGGTCGGCGCGGCACTGGCCGGCGGGACGATGGTCCACTGGGACGGGGTGCTCGACAAGATCGTCATCCCGATGTTCCTGTCCCCGGTCATCGGCCTGATCGGCGGCTATCTGGTGATGGTCGTGATCATGTGGATATTCAGGAAGGCCAACCCGCACAAGGCCAAGCGCGGCTTCCGGATCGCGCAGACGGTCTCGGCGGCGGGTATGGCCCTCGGGCACGGTCTGCAGGACGCCCAGAAGACGATGGGCATCGTGGTGATGGCCCTGGTCATCGCCGACGTCGAGGGCCCGAACGACGAGATCCCGGTCTGGGTGAAGATCGCCTGTGCGGCGATGCTCTCCCTCGGGACGTACGCGGGCGGCTGGCGCATCATGCGGACGCTGGGTCGCAAGATCATCGAGCTGGACCCGCCGCAGGGCTTCGCGGCCGAGACGACCGGCGCGTCGATCATGTTCGGCTCGGCGTTCCTTTTCCACGCACCGATCTCCACGACTCACGTGATCACCTCGGCGATCATGGGCGTCGGAGCGACGAAGCGGGTGAACGCGGTCCGCTGGGGCGTGGCCAAGAACATCATCCTGGGGTGGTTCATCACGATGCCGGCCGCGGCGCTGGTCGCCGCGGCGAGTTACGGGATCGTCGTGCTGCTCTTCGGCTGA
- the pstA gene encoding phosphate ABC transporter permease PstA: MSNATTTDVQDKRPQTSPEPRKGGLSSRSLPRWAPIGFAALGIALGVGISLAAGWHSRVQWGLLSALLFLAVSYVATTVVENQRQAKDRLATSIVWVCFLVAVVPLASLLWTTVSRGSERLDGYFLSHSMAGVLGSEASGGVYHALIGTLEQVGIATVISAPLGLLTAVYLVEYGKGTLAKAVTFFVDVMTGIPSIVAGLFILSIMLIGSIEPSGLMGALALTILMIPVVVRSTEEMLKLVPNELREASLALGIPKWRTILKVVLPTAIGGITTGVMLAIARIAGETAPIILLVFGSQLINTNPFEGAQSSLPFYIYEQYKIGEAASYDRAWAAALVLIAFVMILNLVARGIARWKAPKTGR, translated from the coding sequence ATGAGCAACGCCACCACCACCGACGTCCAGGACAAGCGTCCGCAGACCTCGCCGGAACCCCGCAAGGGCGGCCTCAGCAGCCGCAGCCTCCCCCGCTGGGCCCCGATCGGCTTCGCCGCCCTGGGTATCGCCCTCGGTGTGGGGATCTCCCTGGCGGCCGGCTGGCACAGCCGCGTCCAGTGGGGCCTGCTCTCCGCCCTGCTCTTCCTGGCCGTCTCGTACGTCGCGACGACCGTGGTCGAGAACCAGCGCCAGGCCAAGGACCGCCTCGCCACCAGCATCGTCTGGGTGTGCTTCCTCGTCGCCGTCGTCCCGCTCGCCTCACTGCTCTGGACCACGGTCAGCCGCGGCTCCGAGCGCCTCGACGGATACTTCCTCAGCCACTCGATGGCCGGAGTCCTCGGCTCCGAGGCCAGCGGCGGTGTCTACCACGCACTGATCGGCACCCTGGAACAGGTGGGGATCGCCACCGTCATCTCCGCCCCCCTGGGACTGCTGACCGCCGTCTACCTGGTCGAGTACGGCAAGGGCACGCTCGCCAAGGCCGTCACCTTCTTCGTCGACGTCATGACGGGCATCCCGTCCATCGTGGCCGGTCTCTTCATCCTGTCGATCATGCTGATCGGCAGCATCGAGCCCTCCGGACTGATGGGCGCGCTGGCCCTGACGATCCTGATGATCCCCGTCGTGGTCCGCTCCACCGAGGAGATGCTCAAGCTCGTCCCGAACGAGCTCCGCGAGGCCTCCCTCGCCCTCGGCATCCCGAAGTGGCGCACCATCCTGAAGGTGGTCCTGCCCACCGCGATCGGCGGCATCACCACCGGTGTCATGCTCGCCATCGCCCGCATCGCGGGAGAGACGGCACCGATCATCCTGCTGGTCTTCGGCAGCCAGCTGATCAACACGAACCCCTTCGAAGGCGCCCAGTCCTCGCTGCCCTTCTACATCTACGAGCAGTACAAGATCGGCGAGGCCGCGTCCTACGACCGTGCCTGGGCGGCAGCCCTGGTCCTGATCGCCTTCGTCATGATCCTCAATCTGGTGGCCCGCGGCATCGCCCGCTGGAAGGCCCCCAAGACCGGTCGCTGA
- a CDS encoding metal-sensitive transcriptional regulator, translating to MTTTEAADAAGTDAVVTDHDRGIHGYHHQKEEHLKRLRRIEGQVRGLQRMVDEDVYCIDILTQVSASTKALQSFALQLLEEHLRHCVADAALKGGEEIDAKVEEATKAIARLLRT from the coding sequence ATGACCACCACCGAGGCCGCCGACGCGGCCGGTACGGACGCGGTCGTCACCGACCACGACCGCGGAATCCACGGCTACCACCACCAGAAGGAGGAGCACCTCAAGCGCCTGCGCCGCATCGAGGGCCAGGTCCGCGGCCTCCAGCGGATGGTGGACGAGGACGTCTACTGCATCGACATACTCACCCAGGTCTCGGCCTCCACGAAGGCCCTGCAGTCCTTCGCGCTCCAGCTGCTGGAGGAGCATTTGCGCCACTGCGTCGCGGACGCCGCGCTCAAGGGCGGCGAGGAGATCGACGCGAAGGTCGAGGAGGCCACCAAGGCGATCGCGCGCCTCCTGCGTACGTGA
- a CDS encoding tetratricopeptide repeat protein, protein MGRRGELAVFRETFARDPEEADFPFLFHVRGNGGVGKSTLVRQWESTAREQASVVTAYVDDEVHDVLEAMEAVSARLGRQGHPLKRFDKQLTTYRQRRHQAESAASAPQPGPGEPGVAAAVPSTSSTVAAQVGLAGLGALVPGAALITGAVDPQQVALGADRVRAILNTRLRSHDDVQLVMNPLVGLVPVFLDDLADVAERCERVVLFFDVYERTGPVLDSWLRAIAFGDEYGSLPVNVQIVLAGQLRLDARVWGDRLSQVTEVSLEVFSEEEARTLLSTHGVTDEPSVELVLRLSGRLPLLVDMLARSEPGAGAAMGDPSETAVERFLKWEPDQERREAALACALPLQTDEDIYRAIVPESAAESYAWLRGLAFVSPQGGRCRYHDVVRAAMLRLQRTRSPARWQQAHTRLADVFQQRRLAVEADLGTDLEDLWKEAAWREHRLNETYHRLCANPRTALPEALCQSVHAIGLDVATLRRWAQILGGAGVDTDAAALVSWGDRLEAAAEQEQPGAVVLTLLLHAPELDAPGRALAYTVRAEEYRHLGDPESALTDCEEAVALAPDAARPHAGLGETYRVLGRHEEAVASCTRAVEIDPRYVLAYGSRGDAHRNLGRHDEAFADFARAIEIDRGYAWAYGSRARVHEALERHEEALADYDRAVDIDPLYEWAVGSRAQLFERMGRYEEALADYDRAVRMDPQYAWAVGGRARVKRELGRSEEALADYSRAVEIRPDYAWAFQGRAQVNLALGRHDEALADFTRALDLRPGYGWAAGNRGELYEKLGRYEEALADFTLAIEIDPSSDWILGARARTYLRLGRHADAVADCARTVEIDPRDGWNQMLYGVVLRAAGDPRGAEARFTDARRIFTSAATGDRDAAVDARQGLLVLHCALFDHDAAAAGCEALIALGPGRSLIGEAVEDLSVLRALSPEAGPGIDPVVRMLRQTLQEHGVPIAAPASDPRV, encoded by the coding sequence GTGGGGCGTCGCGGTGAGCTGGCCGTCTTCCGGGAGACCTTCGCCAGGGATCCGGAAGAGGCCGACTTCCCGTTCCTCTTCCATGTGCGGGGCAACGGTGGGGTGGGCAAGTCGACACTGGTCCGGCAATGGGAGTCCACCGCCCGCGAGCAGGCCTCGGTCGTCACGGCGTACGTGGACGACGAAGTGCATGACGTGCTCGAGGCGATGGAGGCCGTCAGCGCCCGGCTCGGCCGCCAGGGGCATCCCCTGAAGAGGTTCGACAAGCAGCTGACCACCTACCGTCAGCGCAGGCACCAGGCCGAGAGCGCGGCCTCCGCCCCGCAGCCCGGACCCGGTGAGCCCGGAGTGGCGGCAGCCGTACCGTCGACGTCCAGCACCGTGGCGGCCCAGGTGGGCCTGGCCGGCCTGGGAGCGCTGGTGCCCGGGGCCGCGTTGATCACCGGGGCCGTCGACCCGCAGCAGGTGGCGCTGGGCGCGGACCGGGTGCGGGCGATTCTCAACACACGCCTGCGCAGCCACGACGACGTCCAACTGGTGATGAACCCGCTCGTGGGCCTCGTCCCCGTCTTCCTCGACGACCTCGCGGATGTCGCCGAACGGTGCGAGCGGGTGGTGCTGTTCTTCGACGTGTACGAGAGGACCGGGCCGGTCCTCGACTCCTGGCTGCGGGCCATCGCGTTCGGGGACGAGTACGGCAGCCTGCCCGTCAACGTGCAGATCGTGCTGGCGGGTCAACTGCGCCTGGACGCCCGGGTGTGGGGTGACCGGCTGAGCCAGGTCACCGAGGTGTCCCTGGAGGTCTTCTCCGAGGAGGAGGCGCGAACGCTCCTCTCCACCCACGGGGTCACCGACGAACCCAGCGTCGAACTGGTGCTGCGCCTGTCGGGGCGGCTCCCGCTGCTCGTCGACATGCTGGCCCGGAGCGAGCCGGGAGCGGGCGCGGCCATGGGCGATCCCTCCGAGACCGCGGTCGAGAGATTCCTGAAGTGGGAGCCCGACCAGGAGCGGCGCGAGGCCGCCCTGGCCTGTGCGCTGCCCCTGCAGACCGACGAGGACATCTACCGCGCGATCGTCCCGGAGTCCGCGGCCGAGAGCTACGCGTGGCTGCGCGGACTGGCCTTCGTCTCTCCTCAGGGCGGCCGCTGCCGGTACCACGACGTCGTGCGCGCCGCGATGCTGCGTCTGCAGCGGACCCGGTCACCCGCCCGCTGGCAGCAGGCGCACACCCGGCTGGCCGACGTGTTCCAGCAGCGGCGGCTCGCGGTGGAGGCGGACCTCGGTACCGACCTCGAGGACCTCTGGAAGGAGGCCGCCTGGCGGGAGCACCGGCTGAACGAGACGTATCACCGGCTGTGCGCGAATCCTCGTACGGCCCTTCCCGAAGCTCTCTGCCAGAGCGTTCACGCCATCGGCCTCGACGTCGCCACGTTGCGCCGCTGGGCCCAGATCCTCGGCGGCGCGGGAGTCGACACCGACGCCGCTGCCCTCGTGTCGTGGGGTGACCGGCTGGAGGCCGCCGCGGAACAGGAGCAGCCGGGCGCCGTCGTGCTGACCCTGCTGCTGCACGCTCCCGAACTCGACGCCCCCGGAAGGGCCTTGGCCTACACCGTCCGGGCCGAGGAGTACAGGCACCTGGGTGATCCCGAGAGCGCGCTGACGGACTGCGAGGAGGCAGTCGCCCTCGCGCCGGACGCGGCCCGTCCCCATGCGGGGCTGGGTGAGACCTACCGGGTGCTGGGCCGTCACGAGGAGGCGGTCGCCTCCTGCACCCGCGCGGTGGAGATCGACCCGCGGTACGTCCTGGCGTACGGCAGCCGTGGTGATGCCCACCGGAACCTCGGGCGCCACGACGAGGCCTTCGCGGACTTCGCCCGGGCCATCGAGATCGACCGGGGATACGCCTGGGCGTACGGCAGCCGCGCGCGGGTGCATGAGGCCCTGGAGCGGCACGAGGAGGCGCTGGCCGACTACGACCGTGCCGTGGACATCGACCCGCTGTACGAGTGGGCCGTCGGGAGCCGTGCCCAGCTCTTCGAGCGGATGGGGCGGTACGAGGAGGCGCTGGCCGACTACGACCGTGCGGTGCGGATGGACCCGCAGTACGCATGGGCCGTCGGGGGCCGGGCGCGCGTCAAGAGGGAGTTGGGCCGCTCGGAGGAGGCCCTCGCCGACTACTCCCGGGCCGTCGAGATCCGGCCCGACTACGCCTGGGCCTTCCAAGGCCGCGCGCAGGTGAACCTCGCGCTGGGCCGCCACGACGAGGCCCTGGCCGACTTCACGCGGGCCCTCGACCTGCGACCCGGGTACGGCTGGGCCGCGGGCAACCGTGGGGAGCTGTACGAGAAGCTCGGTCGTTACGAGGAGGCGCTGGCCGACTTCACCCTGGCCATCGAGATCGACCCGTCCTCCGACTGGATCCTGGGCGCCCGTGCCCGGACGTATCTGCGCCTGGGCAGGCACGCGGACGCCGTCGCCGACTGCGCCCGGACCGTCGAGATCGATCCGCGGGACGGCTGGAACCAGATGCTGTACGGCGTGGTGCTGCGTGCGGCGGGCGATCCCCGGGGAGCCGAGGCGCGCTTCACGGACGCCCGGCGCATCTTCACCTCTGCCGCTACGGGAGACAGGGACGCGGCCGTGGACGCCCGTCAGGGCCTCCTAGTCCTCCACTGCGCCCTGTTCGACCACGATGCCGCGGCCGCCGGGTGCGAGGCGCTGATCGCTCTTGGGCCCGGGCGGAGCCTGATCGGCGAGGCCGTCGAGGACCTGTCCGTCCTTCGCGCGCTGTCTCCCGAAGCGGGACCGGGCATCGATCCGGTCGTGCGGATGCTGCGGCAGACGCTCCAGGAGCACGGAGTGCCGATCGCGGCCCCTGCGAGTGACCCCCGCGTCTGA
- the pstS gene encoding phosphate ABC transporter substrate-binding protein PstS: protein MKLQRKNRLRATALGALAVSGALVLTACGSDDNTGADAGGDKTTAAASNIKCDGAKGQLRASGSSAQKNAMDLWVKNYMAACSGVEVNYSSSSSGEGIVAFNQGTVGFAGSDSALKPEEVAASKKICKTGQGINLPMVGGPIAVGFHLEGVDKLTLDAPTLAKIFDTKIKKWNDPAIAKLNDGVKLPDKPIQPFHRSEDSGTTQNLGKYLNAAAPGDWKYEAEKKWPAPGGQAASGSSGIASQVKAVDGSIGYFELSYAKSQEITTVDINTGGAAPVEATSENASKAIAAAKVKGTGKDLALDLDYTTKAEGAYPLVLVTYEVVCDTGNKADTLGTVKSFLNYTSSADGQKVLTEAGYAPIPEAINAKVRETVAGLS from the coding sequence GTGAAGCTTCAGCGCAAGAACCGGCTTCGTGCCACCGCGCTCGGTGCCCTCGCCGTCTCCGGCGCCCTGGTCCTCACGGCGTGCGGTTCGGACGACAACACCGGCGCCGACGCGGGCGGCGACAAGACCACCGCCGCGGCGTCGAACATCAAGTGCGACGGCGCCAAGGGCCAGCTGCGCGCTTCCGGGTCCAGCGCCCAGAAGAACGCGATGGACCTCTGGGTCAAGAACTACATGGCCGCCTGCTCCGGCGTGGAGGTCAACTACAGCTCCTCCTCGTCCGGCGAGGGCATCGTCGCCTTCAACCAGGGCACCGTCGGCTTCGCCGGCTCGGACTCCGCCCTGAAGCCCGAAGAGGTCGCCGCCTCGAAGAAGATCTGCAAGACCGGCCAGGGAATCAACCTCCCCATGGTCGGCGGCCCGATCGCGGTCGGCTTCCACCTGGAGGGCGTCGACAAGCTCACGCTGGACGCCCCCACGCTCGCCAAGATCTTCGACACCAAGATCAAGAAGTGGAACGACCCGGCGATCGCCAAGCTCAACGACGGCGTGAAGCTGCCGGACAAGCCGATCCAGCCCTTCCACCGCTCCGAGGACTCCGGCACCACGCAGAACCTCGGCAAGTACCTGAACGCCGCCGCCCCGGGCGACTGGAAGTACGAGGCCGAGAAGAAGTGGCCCGCCCCCGGTGGCCAGGCCGCGTCCGGGTCCTCCGGCATCGCCAGCCAGGTGAAGGCCGTCGACGGCTCCATCGGCTACTTCGAGCTGTCGTACGCCAAGTCGCAGGAGATCACCACCGTCGACATCAACACGGGTGGCGCGGCCCCCGTCGAGGCCACCTCGGAGAACGCCTCCAAGGCCATCGCCGCCGCCAAGGTCAAGGGCACCGGCAAGGACCTGGCGCTCGACCTCGACTACACCACCAAGGCCGAGGGCGCGTACCCGCTGGTCCTGGTGACCTACGAGGTCGTCTGCGACACCGGCAACAAGGCCGACACCCTCGGGACGGTCAAGTCCTTCCTGAACTACACCTCCTCCGCGGACGGCCAGAAGGTCCTCACCGAGGCCGGCTACGCCCCGATCCCCGAGGCGATCAACGCCAAGGTCCGCGAGACCGTCGCCGGCCTCTCGTAG
- a CDS encoding DUF47 family protein, with the protein MRFRLTPRETSFYDMFSASADNIVTGSKLLMELLGADSASRVEIAERMRAAEHAGDDATHAIFHQLNSSFITPFDREDIYNLASSLDDIMDFMEEAVDLVVLYQIDELPKGVEQQIEVLARAAELTAEAMPSLRTMENLTEYWIEVNRLENQADQIHRKLLAQLFNGKYDAMDVLKLKQIVDVLEEAADAFEHVANTVETIAVKES; encoded by the coding sequence GTGCGCTTTCGTCTGACCCCCAGGGAGACGAGCTTCTACGACATGTTCTCCGCATCAGCGGACAACATCGTCACGGGCTCGAAACTCCTGATGGAACTGCTCGGGGCGGATTCTGCCTCCCGAGTCGAGATCGCGGAGCGTATGCGGGCAGCGGAGCACGCGGGGGACGATGCCACCCACGCGATCTTCCACCAGCTGAACTCCTCCTTCATCACGCCGTTCGACCGCGAGGACATCTACAACCTCGCGTCGTCGCTCGACGACATCATGGACTTCATGGAGGAGGCCGTCGACCTGGTCGTTTTGTACCAGATCGACGAGCTCCCCAAGGGTGTCGAGCAGCAGATCGAGGTCCTGGCCAGGGCGGCGGAACTGACCGCCGAGGCCATGCCGAGTCTGCGGACCATGGAGAACCTCACCGAGTACTGGATCGAGGTCAACCGTCTGGAGAACCAGGCCGACCAGATCCACCGCAAGCTGCTGGCCCAACTGTTCAACGGCAAGTACGACGCCATGGACGTGCTGAAGCTCAAGCAGATCGTGGACGTGCTGGAAGAGGCGGCTGACGCGTTCGAGCACGTCGCCAACACCGTGGAGACCATCGCGGTCAAGGAGTCCTGA
- a CDS encoding phosphatase PAP2 family protein, with amino-acid sequence MAGLALDGSNPDVSLLYDINGLAKAAPTWFDRVMEFVGEFGIMFAMVLVVLWCWWSVRRRGTTEDSVTAVAGLVWAPLAAGIALLINIPIRGFVERPRPFLDHKGLEVLVQGKTDFSFVSDHATMAMAIAVGLFVANRKFGLMAIALALLEGFCRIYMGVHYPTDVIGGFALGTAVALLLAPLAMMLLTPLVGAVARAGVVGRLVRSEGDVVAADGRGESRGIPEPSRGAGRGGAPDEKDLAA; translated from the coding sequence ATGGCTGGACTCGCACTCGATGGGTCGAACCCCGATGTCAGCCTGCTCTACGACATCAATGGGCTGGCGAAGGCCGCTCCGACCTGGTTCGACCGGGTCATGGAGTTCGTCGGTGAATTCGGGATCATGTTCGCCATGGTCCTGGTGGTCCTGTGGTGCTGGTGGAGCGTGCGCCGACGCGGGACGACCGAGGACTCGGTGACGGCGGTCGCCGGGCTGGTGTGGGCGCCTCTCGCCGCCGGGATCGCGTTGCTGATCAACATCCCGATCCGCGGCTTCGTGGAGCGGCCGCGCCCGTTCCTCGACCACAAGGGCCTCGAAGTCCTGGTGCAGGGCAAGACGGACTTCTCCTTCGTGAGCGACCACGCGACGATGGCGATGGCGATCGCGGTGGGGCTCTTCGTGGCCAACCGGAAGTTCGGCCTGATGGCGATCGCGCTTGCTCTCCTCGAGGGCTTCTGCCGCATCTACATGGGCGTTCACTATCCGACCGACGTGATCGGCGGCTTCGCCCTCGGCACCGCCGTGGCGCTGCTGCTCGCCCCGCTCGCGATGATGCTGCTGACCCCTCTGGTGGGCGCTGTCGCCCGCGCCGGGGTGGTCGGCCGGCTCGTCCGCTCGGAGGGTGACGTCGTGGCCGCTGACGGGCGCGGCGAGTCGCGCGGGATTCCCGAGCCGAGCCGGGGTGCCGGCCGCGGCGGCGCGCCCGACGAGAAGGACCTCGCCGCCTAG
- the pstC gene encoding phosphate ABC transporter permease subunit PstC, which produces MASTTPLDLPPAPPVPRGPRSTGRAGDKIFLSLSRGSGILLLVIMASIAVFLSYRSVIAISKDEGNFLTTFDWNPAGDPPVFGIAVLLFGTVVSSIIAMLIAVPIAVGIALFISHYAPRKLAAPLAYVIDLLAAVPSIVYGIWGALVLVPYLEGLNLWLDQFFGWTYVFEKTEVGVARSLFTVGILLAIMILPIVTSVSREVFLQVPKMNEEAALALGATRWEVIRLSVLPFGRSGIISASMLGLGRALGETMAVATVLSPSFLISLHVLNPGGGTFAQNIAAKFGEADEFGRDALIASGLVLFVLTLLVNGAARLIIARRKEYSGANA; this is translated from the coding sequence ATGGCTTCCACGACACCGCTCGACCTCCCACCGGCGCCGCCGGTCCCGCGCGGCCCCAGGTCCACCGGGCGCGCCGGCGACAAGATCTTCCTGAGCCTCTCCCGGGGCTCAGGCATCCTGCTGCTCGTGATCATGGCGTCCATCGCCGTGTTCCTCAGCTACCGCTCCGTGATCGCCATATCGAAGGACGAGGGCAACTTCCTCACCACCTTCGACTGGAACCCGGCCGGTGACCCGCCGGTCTTCGGCATCGCGGTCCTGCTCTTCGGCACGGTCGTCAGCTCGATCATCGCGATGCTCATCGCGGTTCCGATCGCTGTCGGCATCGCCCTCTTCATCTCGCACTACGCGCCGCGCAAGCTGGCCGCACCCCTCGCCTACGTGATCGACCTGCTCGCGGCGGTGCCCAGCATCGTCTACGGCATCTGGGGCGCCCTCGTCCTCGTCCCGTACCTGGAGGGCCTGAACCTCTGGCTCGACCAGTTCTTCGGATGGACGTACGTCTTCGAGAAGACCGAGGTCGGCGTCGCCCGCTCGCTCTTCACCGTCGGCATCCTGCTCGCGATCATGATCCTGCCGATCGTGACCAGCGTCAGCCGCGAGGTCTTCCTCCAGGTCCCGAAGATGAACGAGGAGGCCGCGCTCGCCCTCGGGGCCACCCGCTGGGAGGTCATCCGCCTCTCGGTCCTGCCGTTCGGACGCTCCGGCATCATCTCCGCCTCGATGCTGGGCCTGGGCCGGGCGCTCGGCGAGACGATGGCCGTCGCCACGGTCCTGTCGCCGAGCTTCCTCATCTCGCTGCACGTGCTCAATCCGGGCGGCGGGACCTTCGCACAGAACATCGCGGCCAAGTTCGGTGAGGCCGACGAATTCGGACGGGACGCCCTGATCGCCTCGGGCCTCGTCCTCTTCGTCCTCACCCTGCTGGTCAACGGCGCGGCCCGGCTCATCATCGCCCGCCGCAAGGAGTACTCGGGGGCCAACGCATGA
- a CDS encoding NUDIX hydrolase, which yields MSGTVLAAGCVLWRRSAGGGLEICLVHRPRYDDWSYPKGKLKRGETPLEAALREVLEETGHHCVPGAALPTALYMANGRPKEVSYWAAEATDGTFVPNDEVDRLAWLVPGTARDRLSRPGDRVQLDAFLHTGPPDSGPSGD from the coding sequence ATGAGCGGCACCGTCCTGGCCGCGGGCTGCGTGCTCTGGCGCCGCTCCGCGGGCGGCGGCCTGGAGATCTGCCTCGTCCACAGGCCCCGCTATGACGACTGGTCGTACCCCAAAGGCAAGCTGAAGCGCGGCGAGACGCCGCTGGAGGCCGCCCTGCGCGAGGTCCTGGAGGAGACGGGACACCACTGCGTGCCGGGAGCCGCCCTGCCGACCGCCCTCTACATGGCGAACGGGCGCCCCAAGGAGGTCAGCTACTGGGCGGCGGAGGCGACCGACGGCACCTTCGTGCCCAACGACGAGGTCGACCGGCTGGCGTGGCTGGTTCCGGGGACCGCGCGCGACCGGCTGTCCCGCCCCGGCGATCGTGTCCAGCTGGATGCCTTCCTGCACACCGGACCGCCGGATTCAGGCCCGTCCGGCGACTGA